GCGAGGGAATGTGCATCGTCGATTATGGCTGCGGCCCGGGAAGCTACCTCAGGGGGGCATCCGAACTTGTCGGGGAGCGTGGAAGGGTCTATGCGGTGGACATCCACGAGCTTGCCATCGCCTCGGTCGCAAAGCGCATCGAAAAGGAGGGGCTCGGGAATGTCACGCCCATGCTTGCGAAAGGGTACGATTCTGGCCTTCCGGAAGGAGTGGCCGATCTCATCTATGCACTTGACATGTTCTTCATGATCGACGACCAGGGTGCTTTCCTTGCTGAACTCCGGCGGATCGCAGCGCCGGATGCCGTCCTGATCATCGATGACGGCCACCAGCCCCGGGAGAGGACCCGCAACAGCATCCTCAGCTCTCCGGACTGGGTAATCGAGGAGGAGCGGACCGAATTCCTGCTCTGCCGGCCAGCGCGATGCGAATGTTCGGCCGTATATGCTCGAAAAAGAAATTGAAGATTGCAGGAAAACGAATCGACAAAAAGGAGATACCCGTATGTTCCATAACCACCATAACCACGATAAAAAGCATATTTTCGGC
The genomic region above belongs to Methanoculleus sp. SDB and contains:
- a CDS encoding methyltransferase type 11 is translated as MPGICFRMMTTMFWLRDRIRPPERILDTMGIREGMCIVDYGCGPGSYLRGASELVGERGRVYAVDIHELAIASVAKRIEKEGLGNVTPMLAKGYDSGLPEGVADLIYALDMFFMIDDQGAFLAELRRIAAPDAVLIIDDGHQPRERTRNSILSSPDWVIEEERTEFLLCRPARCECSAVYARKRN